Part of the Zingiber officinale cultivar Zhangliang chromosome 6A, Zo_v1.1, whole genome shotgun sequence genome, ACTGTGTCTTCCCTTCGACTCCTTGTGTTCGTAAGTCCCTACATATTtaaacacaaggcatcaaacacacAGGGTCTaatttaacttagttgatcatatcaaaactaatcCGGCCTACTTACAAAATGAGTAGGAATCCTCTGGTCTAGGATCCCTAGACTAGTCTTGGATGCCTGCCTATTCATTGGTGGGGCGAGTTGTACCCCACCTGTTAAACAGGTGGGGTCCAGTTCACTCCATCAATGTGTTTGTAGGGTCTCCCCTGGTCCAGAAGATCCTGGACCAGAGGATCTGAGCTCTTACAAAATACACATGGATTCTCCTTTAAAATGAGTACTTTTAGACTAGTAAATTTACCGTATATATTACTTGCTCGATTAAAACATTGTCATATCAATTTAGACATGTTTAAATTATATCTAGAGAACATCTTATCAATGATAACTTTAAGTGAGAGTGCTATAGTACTTAGTAACATGTTCAATTTCAATAAAACACTCATTCACATACCCACAACTATTTACATAACTCAAGACAATTAACATTTGCTTCTTTATTGACACATCACGAGATTCATCtactaaaatagaaaataatgaaCCACCAATATCTCTGATAATAACATTAATTGTTACAGTTAGACAAACACTTACTATATCCTTCTGAATATCTAGTGATATTAACTTGTAATTTTTATAAATAGTTCTTTTTCAATATCACATCATTAATCTCTTTATTTTTAGCACCTAAAATCTCTAATTAAATAAGAAAGTTATCCGGATTAAGAGGACTTTCAATTTCATTATGACCCCAAAATGAATTCTCTTGTTGTAACAAAACTCTAATACAATCAATTGAAGTATTGAGGCAAATATTATAATCATTCCGCATTTACTGTGGCTGCTTGTGCAAAATTGATTAAATATGCTCAAGCTTTATGATGTTCACTGTCATGTTGGTCAATATAAATATTTAGCATATCTTTAGCCTTCTAATTTGTGAATGCTTCGCTAACAAAAACATTGAAGTATTTGATCATATATGACTTCATTGGTCATATTGATTGATGAAGTAAGTTATTTATACTACTTCACAATTTTTGTATTATGGTACAGTAAATATTCTCTTTTACTTGTGCACAATTTCATAACAAAGTGAAGTCACTTcaccaaaattaaacaaatatgtcctacaaaattaaaaatgaaacccAACTTGTATTGacccaaataaattgtcaaaacCAAGAAATGAAATCCACAAGTCTAAACTTAAGACATGTTTAATCAACTTGAGACATATTTGATCAACTTTACTTAAAAGTGTATCcacaaatatttatttaaatacaACTCAAAAATTTATATCACAATATACACGACTCTTAGCCACCCACATCGGTATAAATAAATTCGTTTTATTCACTTCTTACTTCATCATATTAAGACTGATTGCGATATTGATTTTCGATTGATGCTGcaaactaaaatataaaaaatataatgttAATAACTTGAGTTGACGTTTTACTTCAATCAAACAAAAGTAAATAAACCAAGATGTATTTAGAATTATGACCTTAGAAATAGAAGTTTCAAAAACATTAATAGAAGTTTGAGGCTTAATATAAAATGACTTAATATTTCATAAACTTAATATTTCCTAAAGAAGAAATTCATATTATGTTATGATAGTTAATAGAGAGAACACTTATAAATTCATGTTATGACAAGTATGCATGTATATAATTATCATTATCAAACTTTTGTTGGTCCTTCAAGTAACTATAAGGTTCCTGATGTTAAATGAATTTATTCACCATCAACAAAAACTTGAAGCATCACTATCAAGTGTGAATATTTTATCCAGATTATGGGTTTGCACAAACTCATTTCTCTTGAACACAATAATCCCAAAAGAAGAATAGTGATGCTACAGACTACAAAGTTTGAAAATAAAGTTGTTAGATAAATCACTAATTAATGAACTATCATGCATAGTTATGACACTAGAAAGCATACCTACCGTGCATTGGGGGTTAATCGGTGCTTCAATATAAGTATTAAGATAAATTGTGAGGTTACTAGTAATTAAGACTTAGTTGTTAGCAACAATGGAGGATAAAATGGTAAAAATATGTTAGGATAGTACAAACATGTTCAAAGATGATGAATTTATTCTCTGTTTAGAAAAGTTACATTAATTAAAGTTGGAAGTGTAAAAGATAGAGGTTGaccaaaataaaatcaaattaacctTTAGTAGTATAGTAATACAACCTTgcataaagataaaattaaataacATACACCAAATAGGCATGAACCATGACAATAATTTCTTAAACTCAAAAGTATTAAATGATGCGGGAAAAATAATACCCACAAGAGTTTTACCAACTCGAAATGCCCAAACTGGGGCAAGTAACACTAAAGCCCAACTCAACTTCCCTAGGATCAATATGCAAAAATCCTAtaaaaaaacacttttaaaatacGCACTCTATAAAATCTAAGCATAATTTAACATATCAGACTGTGACGCTGCTGACTCCTGTCCCAGGCATTCTTTATGCAACTGCAGCCCAACCAAACACAATCTCAGATGCAACACATTAATGAAATCGTTCAAATCTCCACCTACATGTGTTTCCGAAAGATGTGCCTGCAATAATGAATTACATGGAGTTGCTTCTTAGCATTTATTACACAAATTTGTCCATAAGTAACTTAAATGAAATCATGTGGCAAAAAAAAGATGAATCGCTCGCCCCCAGTGTCCCCATCAACTCGTCCCTaaatcaacacggaggaggtaaatcacgggtgactactaaccattagtgcaaatgaccaagacatgggggaggttatgctcggtcacgccaagtttcgaccccaagacctcatgtggcaacaccccatgtcttaatcATCGTACCACCCCGAGGAGACTAAATTAAATGAAATCATGAACTATGTTCTGGTCAAATATCGTACATGGTCAAATTATCGATCAACAAACGTATTGACATGCGCTTTCTTTCGAGATCGTTGATGGAGACGGTGAGATGGACCTAAAATGTAGGTCAAAAGAAGATTAGACTGATGTCGGGTGATATgcgaaaagaaaaaggagagcaCGGAAGCATCTCAAGATCAATCTAAATATCAATATGGTAAGGAGCCGATGAGGAGATCAAATTCAACTATCATTGATTGTCTCCCCATTTATTCAACGTCATGTGTCAGTAGGGGATATTTAAGAGACTTGATCTGACAACTTCGTAACCATTCTTTGGTCGACATAGTTGCAGGAGAACATGGCAAATCAGTCTTAAATAAACTACATGCAACATGTTGAAACGTATCGATGTTGCTTGCAAGTTGGCGAAAAGAACATGGAAAGTCAGGATGCAACATGTTGAAACTGAATGAATGTGGCAGGCAGCTAGTTGGACTTCAATGCCAAAGTATCAATATTTCAAAACCAGTTAAAAAGCCATGAAACACATGAAGGACCAGTGCTAAAACAATCGAAAACTGAAACATGTCGATTGAATGCATGCAGGAGCGAAAAGAGAATTGAACTAACCTTGCAATCTCAGCTCTTATTTTTTGCTTCTTCTGTCATCTGATTCAATTCTGTGATGCCACTCCTTTCATTGAACATCTTAGTATCAGGTGGTTGCAGACCATGAATGTTCTTTGAGCATGGTCCCACTTGAGCTCTCTCGCTTCTTTACCGGAATCCTTCCGCCTTGTAAAAGCATTCTACAGGAAGAAGATTTTGGATTAATTAAAATTCAGTGTGAAAAacatgtacaatttttttttccgAGCGGCGGCCCAGATAATAAAACGTTCGGTCAGAAATGAGAACGGCAAATAATACTAAGTGTTTAGTTACTCATACTTGTaacctccttcgattagacttaggaggcttgtgatatggtgATAAAGATGAGTCCTAAAAACGCGAGTCAAAATAGGAAGGACTAATTGatgtggaggtcaaaatcaaACAGTCAAAGTCACATGGTCGGACGAATCTAGAACTCCTGACCAGGCTTGGGTGGCAAAGCGAGACTCGCATCGTCAGTTGGACATGAAGGGCCGACCGTACCTCCTGAGCGGTCGTCCTTCACAacttataaacaagatttaaagctaagtactaatTTATCCCGCCCACCGTCCTATCCGATTGGACCTTGGGGTTGATCGGATATATTGCGTCTCCTTGGCAAAATGAAGGGTCAAGTGAAGAACGAGTTGTTGGCTAGCTACATTCTGTAAGGTCGAACTGGTGATCTCTCAAACCAATGGCGGTAGGTCAGCCAACAACAAGATCCATATACCTAACATATCATATTTTTTTGAAAGTTTGTACTGTAAAGGGCAAAGAATATCCCATGGGTAAATCATATACTTTAGAAGCTTTCGGCATGTTAAATCATAAAGATTTACATATTTGTTTAAAGAAATATATTAGaaaccctttataacctatctTTTTTAGGAGAACTTTGAAAATGTGATAATGCTTTTAGATGTGCACACAACACAACAGTGACATTAAAAGACTTTTACATCTACAGACTAAGATATACAATACTTCATATTTTAGTCACGCTCTTTGCTATAGTTTATTTTTACTACTTTCTTCTCTCGAATCGAACGATAGAGACTTCTTTCTTGTTCCGACACCAACACTCTTTGTACTATAGGATATTGCAAAGTGAATCCAGCTAGCAGTAAAATCACGTTCCCAGTTCACTGCTTTCTCCACTTTCGAACGgatcaattaattttaatattttttttaaggacCATGCGATTTTTCATGCTGTGTTTgtattgataaattaaatgatAGATAACCAGACCAGACCTGACCGTCCACACACGCCAACGGCCAACCCCAAGGCAACGCCAACCATGGCCAAACTACCAGAGCTCCGAGTTCTCGAGCGATCCCGCGTCGCTCCGCCGCCGGGATCGGTCGGCGAAACCACTCTCCCCCTCACGTTCTTCGACGCCATCTGGTTACGCGGAGGATCCGTGGAACGAGTCTTCTTCTACCGCCTCCCCCACTCCACCTCCCACTTCGTCACCTCCATCCTCCCCGACCTCAAGTCCTCCCTCTCCCTCGTTCTCCGACACTTCTACCCCCTCGCCGGAAATATCCGCCGATCCCCTAGAGATTCCGACGGCAACCAATACGAGATCCACTACGCGGAGGGAGACGGTGTCACGCTCAACGTCGCGGAGTCCGACGACGACTTTGACCAAGTCTCCGGCAGCCATGCACGAAACCTCAACAGGATCCTTCCATTGCTTCCGCAGCTCCGTAACAGAGGCGCCGGCGAAGGATTCGCCGCTATGGCCCTGCAGGTGACCATCTTCCCGGACAGAGGCGTGGCCATCGGTGTCTCGATTCACCACGCCGCCTGCGGCGGATCCAGCTCCACCCAATTCATGTTGTCGTGGGCTTCCACGTATGCGCTGTCGGAGGACACGGTGGTCGGAGAGCCTCCGGTCTTTGACCGGAGCTTGGTCTCCGATCCCCGGGGCTTGTACTCAATTTTCTACGGGAACTACGACGAGAGCGACAAGTGGATGGATTACCCTGTTCTATCGGACGCCGTCCTCGCTTCCTTCACGCTCAAAAAGGATCAAATCCAACGCCTGAAGGAATTGGTTTCCATCTCGCGTTGCTCCACGATCGTGGTGACCTACGCTTATATTTGGTCCTGCCTCACCAAATCACTAGAAATCCACAAAGGTGGCGACGGCGACAGAGTGGCCCACTTAA contains:
- the LOC121996736 gene encoding malonyl-coenzyme A:anthocyanin 3-O-glucoside-6''-O-malonyltransferase-like, which codes for MIDNQTRPDRPHTPTANPKATPTMAKLPELRVLERSRVAPPPGSVGETTLPLTFFDAIWLRGGSVERVFFYRLPHSTSHFVTSILPDLKSSLSLVLRHFYPLAGNIRRSPRDSDGNQYEIHYAEGDGVTLNVAESDDDFDQVSGSHARNLNRILPLLPQLRNRGAGEGFAAMALQVTIFPDRGVAIGVSIHHAACGGSSSTQFMLSWASTYALSEDTVVGEPPVFDRSLVSDPRGLYSIFYGNYDESDKWMDYPVLSDAVLASFTLKKDQIQRLKELVSISRCSTIVVTYAYIWSCLTKSLEIHKGGDGDRVAHLMFAADCKARLRPPLPETYFGNCLAPCFVDLKVSELVGEGVVVAARAIADAIKVFVEDPLRGAETWLARIESTINEQPLTVAGSPKFHVYGTDFGWGRPKKVEITSIARTGAVSVAESRDEDGGVEIGVVLPKPDMEQFEMQFNSLNSKLPI